From a region of the Candidatus Delongbacteria bacterium genome:
- the lysS gene encoding lysine--tRNA ligase, whose amino-acid sequence MKSKVTEFIESKQIKSFDDLSSFFTKAEEVAPEDTDRLIKVRVEKLKEIRDEMGINPYPYIYHVDSYSSEIIENYDETAESERVVSVAGRIMITRVMGKASFCTIQDKDGKIQLYIADKNIGEEKYNLFKKLDIGDIIGGKGAVRKTKTGEITVYLDSMELLSKSIRPLPVVKEKDGQVFDEFTDKELKYRNRFVDLIVNPKTKDVFKKRLKIIKTIKSVLDGKDFFEVETPILQSIYGGAAAAPFTTHHNALNTMLYLRISLEPYLKKLIVGGFDRVYEISKVFRNEGVDRTHNPEFTLLELYQAYADYIDMMNLTEEIFEKCALEVNGKAEAVFDGTEINLQRPFKRIKMVDAIKEYAGFDVEAMNDTELEELVKKSGGEIKGKYNRGLAINEIFEIFVEEKLIQPTFITHHPVETTPLCKPDYDNPAYLQRFELFINGKEFCNAYSELNDPVFQRKTLYEQSLMRDVDEEASPMDENFVQAIEVGMPPTGGLGIGVDRLVMLITGEKSIRDVLFFPTMKPEE is encoded by the coding sequence ATGAAGAGCAAGGTGACAGAATTCATTGAAAGTAAACAGATCAAAAGCTTCGATGATCTAAGCTCATTTTTTACCAAAGCAGAAGAAGTTGCTCCAGAAGATACTGATAGGTTAATTAAAGTTAGAGTGGAGAAACTAAAAGAGATTAGAGATGAGATGGGGATAAATCCTTATCCATATATTTATCACGTGGATTCTTACTCATCTGAAATTATTGAAAATTATGACGAAACTGCAGAATCTGAAAGAGTTGTTTCTGTAGCTGGTCGTATTATGATTACAAGAGTTATGGGAAAAGCATCATTCTGTACTATTCAGGATAAAGATGGTAAAATACAGCTTTACATAGCTGATAAAAATATTGGTGAAGAGAAATACAATCTTTTCAAAAAATTGGACATTGGTGATATCATTGGTGGTAAAGGTGCTGTAAGAAAAACCAAAACAGGTGAGATTACAGTTTATTTGGATAGCATGGAACTTCTTTCAAAAAGTATCAGACCTCTTCCAGTAGTAAAAGAAAAAGATGGTCAGGTTTTTGATGAATTCACTGACAAAGAACTAAAATATAGAAATCGTTTTGTGGATTTGATTGTAAATCCAAAGACAAAAGATGTTTTCAAAAAGAGATTGAAAATTATTAAGACTATTAAAAGTGTACTTGATGGTAAGGATTTCTTTGAAGTGGAAACTCCAATACTTCAATCTATTTATGGTGGTGCAGCTGCAGCTCCATTTACTACACACCATAACGCTTTAAATACTATGCTTTATTTGAGAATTTCACTGGAACCATATCTTAAAAAATTGATCGTTGGTGGGTTTGATAGAGTATATGAAATTTCTAAAGTATTTAGAAATGAAGGTGTGGATAGAACTCACAATCCTGAGTTTACGCTTCTTGAGCTTTATCAGGCATATGCAGATTATATCGATATGATGAACCTTACAGAAGAGATTTTTGAGAAATGTGCTCTTGAAGTCAATGGAAAAGCAGAAGCTGTTTTTGATGGAACAGAAATAAATTTACAAAGACCATTCAAAAGAATTAAAATGGTTGATGCGATTAAAGAATATGCTGGTTTTGACGTGGAAGCCATGAATGATACTGAACTTGAAGAGTTAGTTAAAAAATCTGGTGGAGAGATAAAAGGTAAATATAACAGAGGTCTTGCTATCAACGAGATTTTTGAGATTTTTGTTGAAGAGAAGTTGATTCAACCAACCTTCATTACTCATCATCCAGTTGAAACGACACCGCTTTGTAAGCCAGATTATGATAATCCTGCGTATCTTCAAAGATTTGAGCTCTTCATAAATGGTAAAGAGTTCTGTAATGCTTACAGCGAACTTAATGATCCTGTATTCCAAAGAAAAACACTTTACGAGCAATCTCTTATGAGAGATGTGGATGAAGAAGCTTCTCCAATGGATGAGAATTTTGTTCAGGCAATTGAAGTGGGAATGCCACCTACAGGAGGACTAGGTATCGGTGTAGATAGACTTGTTATGTTAATAACTGGTGAAAAATCAATTAGAGACGTATTGTTTTTCCCTACAATGAAACCAGAAGAATAG
- a CDS encoding lytic transglycosylase domain-containing protein codes for MWLRVLFTLIFLINLQSQSVFDFEEISFAGSKVPLDKYDVKERIKKEYFKLLLDRKGYLLELYDNYMFYEKMLLQAFDREGLHHDYIYVAAVESGFDPRTVSSRGASGLWQFMKPTGQKYGLRIDEIIDERNHPDLSTEAFIKHIKILLDKYNDSFKVLAAYNNGEFAFDQTLQNQKMNDYWDCISNHETSEYVPKIVAMKLIFSEVEKNRLSTFADKTFDKYKNIEIVFNESLSFDDFCSMLNISYREFYQINSHLIHDSYRKGGRFLTNGNYNLYIPYDKVKLCQNIFSVNRFLEYEASDTIFVKIENETIGELALIYGINWRELARQNDLKIEKRKNGLEYVDLVKGQEIIIIR; via the coding sequence ATGTGGTTAAGGGTGTTGTTTACATTAATATTTCTCATAAATCTTCAAAGTCAAAGTGTATTTGATTTTGAAGAGATTAGCTTCGCAGGATCAAAGGTGCCTCTGGATAAGTACGATGTTAAAGAAAGAATTAAAAAAGAATATTTTAAGCTTCTACTTGATCGAAAAGGGTATTTGCTAGAACTATATGATAATTATATGTTCTATGAAAAAATGTTGCTCCAAGCGTTTGATCGTGAAGGTTTACATCATGACTACATATATGTAGCTGCTGTAGAATCTGGATTTGATCCAAGGACAGTATCTTCCAGAGGTGCTTCTGGATTGTGGCAGTTTATGAAACCTACTGGGCAAAAATATGGGTTAAGAATTGATGAAATTATCGATGAACGAAATCATCCTGATTTGTCAACAGAAGCTTTTATTAAACATATTAAAATTTTACTTGATAAGTATAATGATTCTTTCAAGGTTTTAGCCGCTTATAATAATGGTGAGTTTGCTTTTGATCAAACGTTGCAAAATCAAAAAATGAATGATTATTGGGACTGCATTTCAAATCATGAGACAAGCGAATATGTTCCAAAAATTGTTGCAATGAAATTGATTTTTTCAGAAGTTGAAAAAAATAGATTAAGTACATTTGCAGATAAAACATTTGATAAGTACAAGAATATTGAGATTGTGTTTAACGAGTCATTGAGTTTTGATGACTTCTGTTCAATGTTAAATATTAGTTACAGAGAATTCTATCAAATAAATTCACATCTGATTCACGATTCTTATAGAAAAGGTGGAAGGTTTTTAACTAATGGTAATTATAATCTCTATATTCCATATGATAAAGTTAAATTGTGTCAAAATATCTTTTCTGTAAATCGCTTCTTGGAATATGAGGCAAGTGATACTATCTTTGTAAAGATTGAAAATGAGACAATTGGTGAATTGGCTCTGATCTATGGTATAAATTGGAGGGAACTCGCCAGACAAAATGACCTCAAGATTGAAAAACGCAAAAATGGTTTAGAATATGTAGATTTGGTGAAAGGTCAAGAAATTATAATAATAAGGTAA
- the cdd gene encoding cytidine deaminase, translated as MEIFEELEALLKKTKAIYSGFAVSSILITSENKKYSGVNIESSSYGLSVCAERTALFKALSDGEYRFKEIHILSSSENIIRPCGACRQLLVDYASEIDVFMYCSSGKFEKMKIEELLPFSFKL; from the coding sequence ATGGAAATATTTGAGGAGTTAGAGGCACTATTAAAAAAAACAAAGGCAATCTATTCTGGTTTTGCAGTGTCGTCTATTCTAATAACTTCTGAAAATAAAAAATATAGTGGTGTAAACATAGAGTCTTCTTCGTATGGACTAAGTGTTTGTGCCGAAAGAACGGCTTTGTTCAAGGCTTTATCAGATGGTGAATATAGATTTAAAGAAATACACATTCTTTCCAGTTCTGAAAATATAATTAGACCATGTGGTGCTTGCAGACAATTATTGGTGGATTATGCTTCAGAAATTGACGTTTTTATGTACTGTTCTTCTGGTAAATTTGAAAAAATGAAGATTGAAGAACTGCTTCCGTTTAGTTTTAAATTATAA